A window from Deltaproteobacteria bacterium encodes these proteins:
- the recJ gene encoding single-stranded-DNA-specific exonuclease RecJ produces MSDLSYTGKKWVWPEMKSHPQPTPLAPWLMTILGSRGIQTEDIPEYLDKSLKTLHDPRLMADMEPAVSRLCEAITSGEPITVYGDYDVDGVCSTTVLVEFLRQVGAVVSFYIPDRRAEGYGLNVDAVLNIATQSKVLITTDCGITAYDEVCAANEAGLDVIIVDHHQVPEAMPPAVACLNPHRPDCNYPFKELCAAGVAFILVAGLRRELRDRDFFKDGREPDVRTLLDIVAVATVADMVPICGNNRALVFAGLRQMSHAARPGLKALMKVSDVEADRICASDLGFKIGPRINARGRLDHAGAAVDLMLTHDIKQAEALAQALDDANQNRRQIEQAAVESAIDAVENEGYLNYAALVIYHPQWHPGVLGLVASRLVRRFHRPTIVIGEGGKGSARSIPGFDIYSGIETAAHHLERFGGHKAAAGLTIAEDNIEGFRRDFIGVVQSSIGAPPYIPVLQPDLEMDAETLELQMVDELAALGPFGQKNPEPLLVSRGVSIRDRRIVGKDHLKLNLGERGIDAIAFGFGPYMNKMPEKIDVAYRIERNVFRGRENLQLMVEDIRPHETQPPETEVVLDSI; encoded by the coding sequence ATGAGCGATTTGAGTTACACCGGTAAAAAGTGGGTTTGGCCCGAGATGAAGAGCCATCCACAACCAACTCCCTTGGCCCCCTGGCTAATGACCATCCTAGGAAGCCGTGGCATTCAAACCGAAGATATCCCTGAATATCTCGATAAGTCTCTAAAAACACTACATGATCCACGACTTATGGCAGATATGGAGCCCGCAGTCTCGCGTCTTTGCGAGGCTATTACCTCCGGGGAACCCATCACGGTCTATGGCGATTATGATGTGGACGGCGTCTGCTCAACGACCGTACTTGTCGAATTTCTCCGTCAGGTAGGCGCCGTCGTGAGTTTCTATATCCCAGATCGACGCGCGGAGGGTTACGGACTTAATGTAGACGCTGTCTTAAATATTGCGACGCAGTCCAAAGTACTGATTACAACCGATTGCGGCATCACAGCTTATGATGAAGTCTGCGCGGCCAACGAGGCCGGTCTTGATGTGATTATTGTTGACCATCACCAAGTGCCTGAAGCCATGCCGCCAGCGGTCGCATGCCTCAACCCCCATCGCCCCGACTGCAACTATCCCTTCAAAGAGCTTTGCGCGGCCGGCGTCGCCTTCATCCTGGTAGCTGGTTTACGACGTGAGCTACGAGATCGAGACTTTTTTAAAGATGGCCGAGAGCCCGATGTGCGCACACTTTTAGATATTGTCGCGGTTGCAACAGTTGCAGATATGGTTCCTATTTGCGGCAACAACCGAGCTCTCGTCTTCGCGGGGCTGCGCCAAATGTCTCATGCCGCTCGCCCCGGTCTCAAAGCTTTGATGAAGGTCTCCGATGTCGAAGCCGACCGTATCTGCGCCTCTGACCTTGGGTTTAAAATCGGGCCTCGCATCAACGCCCGCGGTCGCTTGGACCATGCCGGAGCAGCCGTTGATCTCATGCTCACCCACGATATCAAGCAAGCCGAAGCACTGGCTCAAGCTCTCGATGATGCCAACCAAAACCGTCGGCAAATAGAGCAAGCCGCCGTGGAAAGCGCCATCGATGCCGTAGAAAATGAAGGCTACCTCAACTATGCCGCATTGGTTATCTACCACCCGCAGTGGCACCCCGGTGTACTCGGCTTGGTGGCCAGCCGCCTGGTGCGACGTTTTCACAGGCCGACCATCGTTATCGGAGAGGGAGGCAAAGGCTCTGCCCGCAGCATCCCAGGATTTGATATTTACAGTGGCATTGAAACCGCAGCTCATCATCTTGAACGGTTCGGCGGACACAAAGCGGCTGCGGGCCTCACCATCGCAGAAGATAATATTGAAGGCTTTCGGCGAGACTTTATTGGTGTTGTTCAAAGCTCCATCGGTGCCCCGCCCTACATTCCGGTCCTTCAACCAGATCTGGAGATGGACGCCGAAACGCTTGAACTGCAAATGGTCGACGAATTAGCAGCTCTGGGGCCATTTGGGCAAAAGAACCCAGAACCCCTTCTTGTTTCTCGAGGTGTCTCTATTCGAGACAGACGCATCGTTGGCAAAGACCATTTAAAGTTAAACCTAGGCGAGCGCGGCATCGATGCCATTGCCTTTGGGTTTGGTCCCTACATGAACAAGATGCCAGAAAAGATAGACGTTGCTTACCGCATTGAGCGTAATGTTTTTCGTGGCCGTGAGAATCTGCAATTGATGGTCGAAGACATTCGCCCACACGAAACACAACCGCCGGAAACAGAAGTCGTTCTAGACTCCATATAG
- a CDS encoding response regulator transcription factor, with product MSEAEIENDDTRYRLLVVEDELHLARGLKLNLELDGYDVELAGTGREASEMLLNPEGFNLIVLDVMLPDIDGFTLCRQLRKSGIYLPVLMLTARHTASDRVQGLDAGADDYLTKPFELSELLARVRSLLRRRQWEQSSEQREKPETSVTFGKVHINFDTHEVLVGDEPVDLTQLELDLIRYFMENPGRVLSRDELLEKVWKLKNYPNTRTVDNFIVRLRKHFEPDPRHPMYFKSVRGAGYKFVLP from the coding sequence ATGAGTGAAGCAGAAATAGAAAATGATGATACTCGGTACCGCTTGCTGGTTGTCGAGGATGAGCTTCACTTAGCTCGTGGCCTTAAGCTGAACCTTGAACTCGACGGATACGATGTGGAGCTTGCCGGAACAGGGCGAGAAGCGAGCGAAATGCTGCTTAATCCCGAAGGTTTTAATCTAATCGTTCTTGATGTGATGCTTCCGGATATCGACGGGTTTACCCTCTGCCGCCAATTGAGAAAGTCAGGTATCTATCTTCCTGTGTTGATGCTGACGGCACGCCATACTGCATCTGATAGGGTTCAAGGTCTTGATGCAGGCGCTGATGATTATTTGACGAAGCCATTTGAGCTTTCTGAGCTTCTCGCTCGGGTGCGTTCATTGCTGCGCCGCCGTCAATGGGAACAGTCATCAGAGCAGCGTGAAAAGCCTGAGACGTCGGTGACCTTTGGAAAGGTACACATCAACTTTGATACCCACGAAGTTTTGGTGGGCGATGAGCCGGTGGACTTGACGCAGCTTGAGCTGGATTTGATTCGGTACTTTATGGAAAATCCGGGCAGGGTTTTGAGCCGAGACGAGCTGCTTGAGAAAGTTTGGAAGCTGAAGAACTATCCAAACACCCGCACGGTCGATAACTTTATCGTTCGTTTGCGAAAACACTTCGAACCAGATCCTCGGCACCCGATGTATTTTAAATCGGTTCGTGGGGCCGGTTATAAGTTCGTTTTACCCTGA
- a CDS encoding acyl-CoA desaturase translates to MQQEHKKTVRRLRDYEWSGAIPMLLVHLSVFGAIWTGVTLESVVCCAVLYSVRMWAVTAGYHRYFSHRSFKTGRIFQFVLAFLAQCSAQRGAIWWAAHHRVHHKKSDQPGDAHSPVVDGFWYSHIGWLFYKNSETEWSQIKDFAKYPELVWLNKHFLVPPVLMALATVWLFGMPGLLIGFMLSTVFTWHTTFAINSLTHVFGKRRYETSDDSRNHWLLALLTLGEGWHNNHHYYQSAARCGFYWWEVDITWYVLKGLSWLGIVWDLREIPDHVRDNGGKKVNQVVASAN, encoded by the coding sequence ATGCAGCAAGAACACAAAAAGACCGTACGCCGCCTGCGCGACTATGAGTGGTCGGGAGCCATCCCAATGCTCCTGGTGCATTTATCGGTTTTCGGTGCTATTTGGACCGGGGTTACACTCGAGTCTGTTGTGTGTTGTGCTGTTTTATATTCGGTACGCATGTGGGCGGTGACGGCGGGTTACCATCGCTATTTTTCTCATCGTAGTTTTAAAACCGGTCGAATCTTTCAATTTGTTTTAGCCTTCTTGGCTCAATGCAGTGCGCAGCGAGGCGCCATTTGGTGGGCAGCTCATCACCGGGTACACCATAAAAAATCGGACCAGCCTGGAGATGCTCACTCACCTGTTGTGGATGGCTTCTGGTATTCTCATATTGGTTGGCTCTTTTATAAAAACAGTGAGACGGAGTGGAGTCAGATTAAAGACTTCGCCAAATACCCTGAACTGGTTTGGCTCAATAAGCATTTTCTCGTCCCACCAGTTTTGATGGCCTTGGCAACAGTTTGGCTTTTTGGGATGCCCGGTCTTTTGATTGGCTTTATGCTCAGTACCGTTTTCACATGGCACACAACGTTCGCCATCAATTCATTAACGCATGTTTTTGGGAAGCGCCGATATGAAACTTCTGACGACAGTCGAAACCATTGGCTCCTGGCACTCCTGACACTGGGAGAGGGCTGGCACAACAATCATCACTACTATCAGTCGGCGGCTCGGTGCGGTTTTTATTGGTGGGAAGTGGATATCACTTGGTATGTGCTCAAGGGTCTAAGCTGGCTTGGGATTGTTTGGGATCTTCGAGAGATCCCAGATCATGTTCGTGACAACGGTGGCAAGAAGGTCAACCAAGTTGTGGCATCCGCTAATTAA